Within the Gemmobacter sp. genome, the region AGGATCGAGACGTTCCTAAGCGCGTAGCCGCGCTGAAGGCATTGTCCTTTGTTAGCATTTCAATATATATCATATAGATAAATATTACCTGGATGTCGCAATGATCCGCAGGGATTCCCCATTCAGCCATCGTGCCTACCGCAACATCTGGCTAGGCGTCGTGATCTCCATCAGAACCGCAGAGCGCCGGCGACATTGCATCACAGGTGGGCCGGACAGGATAAATATAATTGATTTATATTAATTTGCCTGATACATGTCCCCCAACGACCATCGCGTCCAGACCGGCCGCACCGCAGCCCTTCGGGCCTATTGCAGAGGTTACCATGCGCATCCAGAAAGCTGGGACACATCCGTCATCCTATGGCAAAGACCATTTCACCGGCCGCGTCCGCGTCGATCCTGTCTTCAGCACCGAAAGCCCGGCCCGATCCAAAGGGGCGAAGGTCACGTTCGAACCCGGCGCCCGGACCTATTGGCATACGCATCCGCTGGGCCAGATCCTGATCATCACCCAGGGACGCGGCTATGTCCAAAGCTGGGGCGAGCCGCGCCAAACCGT harbors:
- a CDS encoding cupin domain-containing protein, coding for MRIQKAGTHPSSYGKDHFTGRVRVDPVFSTESPARSKGAKVTFEPGARTYWHTHPLGQILIITQGRGYVQSWGEPRQTVVEGDCVWFPAGEKHWHGASEDTAMTHLAISEVLDGASADWLEQVDDAQYGG